Genomic DNA from Aerosakkonema funiforme FACHB-1375:
GACCATTTAGCTAAAATTAGATTTTTTAGACCTAAAGAGAGATGCTACTGTAATGGCTTCATCCGGTCTGAAGAACGAGCCACTTGGTACGATTCCTTTGTGCAGATGTTGGATGTTCTCCAAGCGTGGAGAATGTCTGTAGACGCAAGAATATGCGTAGCTGCGAGCTCGCAGAGCGTCAAATATTAACTATTTGTTCGCTAAAAACAAATCGTGTTTGGCCCTCGTAGCAGCGACAAACTGCAAGTTTTTTTCCTGCTCCTTTTCCCAATCCTTCTCAGCTCTTGGATGTGGAAGCAAATCCGGTCTAATATGAAAAACTCTCTCAGCCTCCAACCCTTTAGAGCCATGTATCGTGGTCAAGAACACTTCATTAAAATCACTTTTAGATAAACGCTCGATCGCCCCAGTCAGTTCGGCTGTATCTTGACAATTATTACCCGTATAAATGGCATTAAGGGTTAGGATGCGATCGTGCAAATCCACAACTACTGTCATCGGTACTTTATCAAAGAGCATTTGTTTTTTTCTTGACTCATACCACGCTTGCAAAGTATTAGTAAATTCCTGGCAACTATACCTTTTCACTGAGTCTCCTACAATTTCGCCTAGTAAACTATTTAGTTGACTGGCTATATCCTTATTTTTAATTTTTGCTGCAATTCCTGCTTTGAGTAATTCATAATATACTGGTATTAACGGATAAAAGCAGCGACAGATAATCAAATCGCCAGATTTAGCAATTTTCGGAATTTCTGCTATTTTTATTGATGTAACCGTTCCTGATGTCGCATTTTGGCGAGGTTCTATTACGTTATAAATCTGATTGGCCAACTCGATATGGGTAGTCGGACATCTATAGCAAATAGATAAAGGTAATTGAATCGCACTACTTCGCTCTATAATATTAGCAATACTCTGTCGATCGGCGGCACTAAATCCCATGATAGCTTGACGTTCGTCACCAACAAAAATACCCCTAGCTCCTGCTTTATATGCCCTCATGACAATATCGATTTGTGCGGCGTTAAGGTCTTGCACTTCATCTACACACAGAAAATCGTAGCTATATACTGGCAAATTCAACACAGATGGTAGCCACACCATATCTTCGTATGAAATGAATTCTCTACACTGACGTATTCCTATTTCTAGAATCTCAAACACAGCTTTTTGAATAAAATCCCAATCTCCTATGCTAGGCAATCCATAATAATGGCATAATTGTTTTAACGTTGTGCTATTGCTGGGGTCAGCTAGAGTAAGTTGACTGAACTTTACCAGCGATACCAATCGATGGTATTCCAGTGGCGAGTGTACTTTTCTATCTGCTAAATAATCTTTAACAATTACTGAATATTTACGTTTGTTAATTTCAGGCATATTGCGAAAAGCACGACATAAACTTGACAAACCCAAACTGTGTATAGTACTCGCTTCGATGTGTTTGGGCAGTTTACGATTTAGCTCGTCAGCAATATGTTTGTTGAATGCTAGAAAACGCGAGCGCAGAAAATTGGGAATAAAATTAGCACCTTTAATTAAAGTAGTAGTTTTGCCGCTACCCGGTACAGCAGAAACTACACACGACCCCTGACCGGATGCCAACCAATCGAAGATAGCTTTTTGATAGGCAGATGGCATAAATCCCAACACCATATCTCCTGATGTTGGTTGGCTATTAGCCTTATTATGAGAAATACGGTGCGGTGTTCCCAGCACCATATCGCCTATGACTGGAAGTGGAAGTTGTTCGTGAGCCACGTTTTTTACTTAAAAATGTAGGTTTTCATCAAACTACCGCTCGCTACTAAAATTTGGGTCTGTATACTTTGAAAAAAGTGGGTAACCGCATTTATTTTCGCTCGGCTTTTTGATAAATATTGGTATTATTATAGATAATAGTATTAAAAAATTCAATCCTGTCCCCGCCTTTCAATTAATTCAGAACGTACAGTTACCAATAATTCTTTCGCTACTTTCAACGCTAGCTCATATTCGCTTATACTTTCATGTATACCCCACTTTTTACCTGTTTGTCTCTTGATATAGGCAAACACAACTTTATGCAACATTTGCCCATTATTTTTGTAAAAATCGCGTGCGATAGCATCTGGATTTACCACTCCGTTGAATTCTTCTAATTCTGACTCTCTTACCATCAACGGCAATAAGCACTCTAAAGGATTGTCTATTAAACTTTTACCGTTACTGCCATCGTGAATCAACCACTTCTGGTCGAGTAACTTATAGATAGACGAACTAATTGCTGCACCATACTTTGTTGTATTCTGGCGCTTAATTTCATCGGGTCGGCAAGATATTGCTGGATGGGGAGGAATAACAACACTGTGTTCGATATCAATTTCTAATTCTTTAACAAATGTTTCATAAGTTGATGGTGGCATAGTATCTCGTAACCGCATACCACCTGCCAAGATGTCTCCATTCTCATCGATATCGAATCCTTTTTGTTTTAATACTGTACGCCGCTTGTATTCGGAAAACGGTATGCTAATGCCATCTACCATTACCATCCAATCCAAACCTAAATGACCTATAAAATTAACGTTGACTTCTTCTTTCGTTCTAGCTATTTGTTTCTTTACTATCTCAGTTCCGACTGGTAAATCAATTGATTGAGGTAAAATTTGAATCGTGCGATTATCTAAAACAGCTTCGACTCTTATGCTAACAGTGCGAGTATTGCGTATTTGATTCATCCGTTCGACGATGGCATCGCATATTTTATCTTGAAGAGATGGGCAAGCTACTTTTTCATTTTCATTATATGGTTGAATCGCTCTTAAAACTTCATCGGCAGCATTTTTAAAGACATTATATAACCCTTTTGGCTCCTTAACTGACTTAGTTGCAGTCAGCAGTTGATTTTCGCTCTTTTGCTCAATTTGAGTTGTTAAACTACAACTTTGTTTTAATTCTGATGCTAAATTAAATTTTTGATTGTTTTGAGTACGTATATTATTTACTGGTGAGGTGGGTAGATTTAAAACAATTATATCTCCCGCTTTTAACTTAGAAGTATCGTTAAATTTAATAACATTTTCTCCAGCCGAGTATTCGGTTTCAATAACAGGCTTTAAAGCCACCTGAATTTCTTCTTCATATCCAGATAGAGGCGCTAATTTCTGTCCTTCTAGAAACTTTTGAAAAATGTCGCGAATCCCTAATGCTTCGTGAGAGACAACAACGCCCCAATTTTCTTCTGTCAAGTCTGGAAAATTACCGGGTGGGCGACCCGGTACTCTACGTACTATACGCCCGAATTCTTGTTCTGCTACTGTCAGGCTTTTCATAATACATAAACTTACCGAAACTGATGCCCAAGGATGAGAAAACCCTTCCCCTACCATGCCACAATGTAGCCTGTTTGATTACCGGAGGCAGATAGTTTTTCCTAAAGAAAAACTATCTGCCTCCAATAAAGTGTTTCTAGTGTCCATTTTCTCTAACTCACTTTCAAATGAGCGAACCGTAAGTACCTTCTTTGAGGAACCAGCAAAAGTTTGGTTACGCTGGCTGCGTCTGTTCAGACTTTATTTGAAGCAATCTGCGCTTGCCAAAAAATGTTAACTTAGGCTTAACATAATTTTTACTTTTCAAGTGTAAGGTTGTTTTAGATTCGATTTTCACGGCTGAGATTGCACTGAACCAAAAAACTAATGTTAGCGTTAACTTTCATAGATAACGTTACAGCACTAATTAACTCGCGCTCGTAAGAGGTAGTTGTGGAAATTTTTAAGGCAGCTTGGGTAGCTTTGTTTTTACTACTGTCTGGGGATTTTATCGGGACATTTTTTTATCATGTGCCGGAACATATTTTTGGCAAATACCATAACTTAATTCATCATAGTAAGAATCGAAGTTTCATTCATTATGCAGTGTTAACCAGGAAACCATTGGTGCTGTTTAATGGTTTTTTGGCAGTATTTCCCTATTTAATTTTTATTCCGCTGCTTTGGGGTATATCTCCCATTGGCAGTATTTTAGGTCTTGGATTGGCTGAGTGTCATGTCGTGTGGAGACATACTTCTATTAGTGAGAGTCCAACTCCCATTTGGATATCGCGCATTTGTAACAAATTGTGTATCACAACTCCCGAACGGCATTGCCTTCATCATCAAGATGCTAATGTAGCTTATGGCGACATTTTTACTTTTTACGATCGACCAGCGCAGGCGTGGTATCGGGTTTTGCTATTGTCCAAAAGGAAATTTAGCAAAAAAAGAATAGAAGCCGGTTTTTTACTGCGATCGCTACGAGAAAAG
This window encodes:
- a CDS encoding UvrD-helicase domain-containing protein is translated as MAHEQLPLPVIGDMVLGTPHRISHNKANSQPTSGDMVLGFMPSAYQKAIFDWLASGQGSCVVSAVPGSGKTTTLIKGANFIPNFLRSRFLAFNKHIADELNRKLPKHIEASTIHSLGLSSLCRAFRNMPEINKRKYSVIVKDYLADRKVHSPLEYHRLVSLVKFSQLTLADPSNSTTLKQLCHYYGLPSIGDWDFIQKAVFEILEIGIRQCREFISYEDMVWLPSVLNLPVYSYDFLCVDEVQDLNAAQIDIVMRAYKAGARGIFVGDERQAIMGFSAADRQSIANIIERSSAIQLPLSICYRCPTTHIELANQIYNVIEPRQNATSGTVTSIKIAEIPKIAKSGDLIICRCFYPLIPVYYELLKAGIAAKIKNKDIASQLNSLLGEIVGDSVKRYSCQEFTNTLQAWYESRKKQMLFDKVPMTVVVDLHDRILTLNAIYTGNNCQDTAELTGAIERLSKSDFNEVFLTTIHGSKGLEAERVFHIRPDLLPHPRAEKDWEKEQEKNLQFVAATRAKHDLFLANK
- a CDS encoding sterol desaturase family protein; amino-acid sequence: MEIFKAAWVALFLLLSGDFIGTFFYHVPEHIFGKYHNLIHHSKNRSFIHYAVLTRKPLVLFNGFLAVFPYLIFIPLLWGISPIGSILGLGLAECHVVWRHTSISESPTPIWISRICNKLCITTPERHCLHHQDANVAYGDIFTFYDRPAQAWYRVLLLSKRKFSKKRIEAGFLLRSLREKP